One Actinosynnema pretiosum DNA segment encodes these proteins:
- the tatB gene encoding Sec-independent protein translocase protein TatB — protein sequence MFENVGFSELLVLVLAGLFILGPERLPDAAAWLGRTIRQVKEYATGAREQLKNEMGPEFEQIRKPLEDLRELRNFNPRQAITKHLWDDQPDEKPNGHPSTGYPPVPTEQAPPPQRPLAHNERPPYDPDAT from the coding sequence GTGTTCGAGAACGTCGGATTCAGCGAGCTGCTGGTGCTGGTGCTGGCCGGCCTGTTCATCCTGGGCCCGGAGCGGCTGCCGGACGCCGCCGCCTGGCTGGGGCGGACCATCCGCCAGGTCAAGGAGTACGCGACCGGCGCGCGCGAGCAGCTCAAGAACGAGATGGGCCCGGAGTTCGAGCAGATCCGCAAGCCGCTGGAGGACCTGCGGGAGCTGCGGAACTTCAACCCCCGGCAGGCCATCACCAAGCACCTGTGGGACGACCAGCCCGACGAGAAGCCGAACGGCCACCCGTCGACCGGCTACCCGCCCGTCCCGACCGAGCAGGCCCCGCCGCCGCAGCGGCCCCTCGCGCACAACGAGCGCCCGCCGTACGACCCGGACGCGACCTGA
- a CDS encoding magnesium transporter MgtE N-terminal domain-containing protein, whose product MVGVNRVFAAQLAGLPVFGPDGESIGKARDLVVGLRVDRQPPRVLGLVVELVTRRRIFVPMLRVTSIEPNAITLATGSVSLRQFHQRANEVLVVGELIDARVTVGGTAAVLVDAAMEPARTRDWRMTRVAVRERTGRLARRGKVQVLRWDEVVGLSVSEVAGQPQGAQHLVAIFETMRAADVASALHDLPLKRRYEVAEALDDERLADVIEELPEDDQKDLLAHLDDERAADVLEAMNPDDAADLLAELPERDKERLLELMEPEESAPVKRLLEYSFDTAGGLMTPEPVVLAPDATVAEALAHVRNADLTPALASMVFVCRPPTATPTGRYLGCAHIQRLLREPPSDLVAGVLDTDLPTLPPGAKLGEVTRYFAAYNLVCGPVVDEADHLLGAVTVDDVLDHLLPDNWRETGLTHA is encoded by the coding sequence GTGGTCGGAGTGAACCGGGTCTTCGCGGCCCAGCTGGCCGGACTGCCCGTGTTCGGGCCGGACGGGGAGTCCATCGGCAAGGCCCGCGACCTGGTCGTGGGCCTGCGGGTGGACCGACAACCCCCGCGCGTGCTGGGGCTGGTGGTGGAGCTGGTGACCCGGCGTCGGATCTTCGTGCCGATGCTGCGGGTCACCTCGATCGAGCCGAACGCGATCACGCTGGCGACCGGGTCGGTGAGCCTGCGCCAGTTCCACCAGCGCGCCAACGAGGTGCTGGTGGTCGGCGAGCTGATCGACGCCCGCGTCACCGTCGGCGGGACCGCGGCCGTGCTGGTGGACGCCGCGATGGAACCGGCCCGCACCCGCGACTGGCGGATGACCAGGGTCGCCGTGCGCGAGCGCACCGGCAGGCTCGCCCGCAGGGGCAAGGTGCAGGTGCTGCGCTGGGACGAGGTCGTCGGGCTGTCGGTGAGCGAGGTCGCGGGCCAGCCTCAGGGCGCCCAGCACCTGGTGGCGATCTTCGAGACGATGCGCGCGGCGGACGTGGCGAGCGCGCTGCACGACCTGCCGCTCAAGCGCCGCTACGAGGTCGCCGAGGCGCTGGACGACGAGCGGCTCGCCGACGTCATCGAGGAGCTGCCCGAGGACGACCAGAAGGACCTGCTGGCGCACCTGGACGACGAGCGGGCCGCCGACGTGCTGGAGGCGATGAACCCGGACGACGCGGCCGACCTGCTCGCGGAGCTGCCCGAGCGGGACAAGGAGCGGCTGCTGGAGCTGATGGAGCCGGAGGAGTCGGCCCCGGTGAAGCGGCTGCTGGAGTACAGCTTCGACACGGCGGGCGGCCTGATGACGCCGGAGCCGGTCGTGCTGGCCCCGGACGCGACCGTGGCCGAGGCGCTGGCCCACGTGCGCAACGCCGACCTGACGCCCGCGCTGGCCAGCATGGTGTTCGTGTGCAGGCCGCCGACCGCGACCCCCACCGGCCGCTACCTGGGCTGCGCGCACATCCAGCGGCTGCTGCGCGAACCCCCGTCCGACCTGGTGGCCGGGGTGCTCGACACGGACCTGCCGACGCTGCCGCCGGGCGCGAAGCTGGGCGAGGTGACGCGGTACTTCGCGGCGTACAACCTGGTGTGCGGGCCGGTCGTGGACGAGGCGGACCACCTGCTGGGCGCGGTGACCGTGGACGACGTCCTGGACCACCTGCTGCCGGACAACTGGCGGGAGACGGGGCTGACCCATGCCTGA
- a CDS encoding trypsin-like peptidase domain-containing protein — protein sequence MSELEQGNGQRPPTPVSGVDDGGHRRLAPRPLERPPVDPTLSTAFGRPHGVDGAFAGRAQAPQQPVTLAPPTPEALSSAFGRPPGEGGTRLQRPPNLDASGEPEVEPVFWEGEPAGDAWRDPGASAVIGPPAVGEDPAKPADAPATPGPQLSVPELLFGRRVKPTALALLLVVVLAVGSAGGLVGWALGRTGNPLTDGSVTLAEVKTAKERPVGSVADVASRVTPGVVSIEFKGASIAGVGSGVVIDGAGYVLTNDHVVAPAVQDSSAKLTVVFTDGKRATARVVGRDSKTDLAVIKVEVTNPTVIQFGNSDDLQVGDTVLAIGSPLSLSNTVTEGIVSALNRPVTAAGENGGPAVTYDAIQTDAAINPGNSGGALVDSSGALVGINSSIRTETGGSVGLGFAISGNYARRVSQELIREGQVKHADMNVNVNSVSAETAEGARVQNVPADGAAAAAGIVENDVITKVGDRLVRNAAEFTVAVREHEIGETVPVVLARQGRELTLQVTLRSD from the coding sequence ATGAGCGAGCTGGAGCAGGGCAACGGCCAACGGCCCCCGACGCCCGTGTCCGGTGTAGACGACGGCGGCCACCGCAGGCTCGCGCCGCGCCCGCTGGAGCGCCCGCCCGTCGACCCGACCCTCAGCACCGCCTTCGGCCGCCCGCACGGCGTCGACGGCGCGTTCGCGGGCCGCGCCCAGGCCCCGCAGCAGCCCGTCACCCTCGCCCCGCCCACGCCCGAGGCGCTGAGCAGCGCGTTCGGCCGCCCGCCCGGCGAGGGCGGCACCCGCCTGCAGCGCCCGCCGAACCTGGACGCCTCCGGTGAGCCCGAGGTCGAGCCGGTCTTCTGGGAGGGCGAGCCCGCGGGCGACGCCTGGCGCGATCCGGGCGCGAGCGCCGTCATCGGCCCGCCCGCCGTCGGCGAGGACCCGGCCAAGCCCGCCGACGCCCCGGCGACCCCCGGCCCGCAGCTGAGCGTGCCCGAGCTGCTGTTCGGCAGGCGCGTCAAGCCCACCGCCCTCGCGCTGCTGCTCGTCGTCGTGCTCGCCGTGGGCAGCGCGGGCGGGCTCGTCGGCTGGGCGCTCGGCCGCACGGGCAACCCGCTCACCGACGGCAGCGTCACCCTCGCCGAGGTCAAGACGGCCAAGGAGCGCCCGGTCGGCTCGGTCGCGGACGTGGCCAGCCGGGTCACGCCCGGCGTGGTGTCGATCGAGTTCAAGGGCGCCAGCATCGCGGGCGTCGGCTCCGGCGTCGTCATCGACGGCGCGGGCTACGTCCTCACCAACGACCACGTGGTCGCCCCGGCCGTGCAGGACAGCTCCGCGAAGCTGACCGTCGTGTTCACCGACGGCAAGCGCGCCACCGCCCGCGTGGTCGGCCGCGACTCCAAGACCGACCTGGCCGTGATCAAGGTCGAGGTGACCAACCCGACCGTCATCCAGTTCGGGAACTCGGACGACCTGCAGGTCGGCGACACGGTGCTGGCGATCGGCTCGCCGCTGTCGCTGTCCAACACGGTCACCGAGGGCATCGTCAGCGCACTCAACCGCCCGGTCACCGCGGCGGGCGAGAACGGCGGCCCGGCCGTCACCTACGACGCGATCCAGACCGACGCGGCGATCAACCCCGGCAACTCCGGCGGCGCCCTGGTCGACTCCTCCGGCGCGCTGGTCGGCATCAACTCCTCCATCCGCACCGAGACCGGCGGCTCGGTCGGCCTCGGCTTCGCGATCTCCGGCAACTACGCCCGCCGGGTCTCCCAGGAGCTGATCCGCGAGGGCCAGGTCAAGCACGCCGACATGAACGTCAACGTGAACTCGGTGTCCGCCGAGACCGCCGAGGGCGCGCGGGTGCAGAACGTGCCCGCCGACGGCGCGGCGGCGGCGGCGGGGATCGTGGAGAACGACGTCATCACCAAGGTCGGCGACCGGCTGGTGCGCAACGCGGCCGAGTTCACCGTGGCGGTGCGCGAGCACGAGATCGGCGAGACGGTGCCGGTGGTGCTGGCCAGGCAGGGCCGCGAGCTGACCCTCCAGGTCACCCTCCGCTCCGACTGA
- a CDS encoding MarR family winged helix-turn-helix transcriptional regulator: MSDTGPTRRAPTRDELVVWRSFLRAHARLTRTLEAELVLDQRLTLASYDVLVQLAERPDRRMRMTELADAVLLSRSGVTRLVDRLERSGLVLRERVDGDGRGVVAVLTETGLDRLRGASGTHLRGVARHFADALDGEDLADFQRICEKLADG; encoded by the coding sequence GTGTCCGACACCGGCCCGACCAGACGCGCGCCGACCCGCGACGAGCTGGTGGTGTGGCGCTCGTTCCTCAGGGCCCACGCCAGGCTCACCCGCACCCTGGAGGCCGAGCTGGTCCTGGACCAGCGGCTCACCCTCGCCTCGTACGACGTGCTGGTGCAGCTCGCCGAGCGCCCGGACCGCCGGATGCGGATGACCGAGCTGGCCGACGCCGTGCTGCTGTCCCGCTCCGGCGTGACCCGGCTGGTGGACCGGCTGGAGCGGTCCGGCCTGGTGCTGCGCGAGCGGGTCGACGGGGACGGGCGCGGTGTGGTCGCGGTGCTCACCGAGACCGGGCTGGACCGGCTGCGCGGCGCGTCCGGGACGCACCTGCGCGGGGTGGCCAGGCACTTCGCGGACGCGCTCGACGGCGAGGACCTGGCGGACTTCCAGCGGATCTGCGAGAAGCTCGCGGACGGCTGA
- a CDS encoding Mrp/NBP35 family ATP-binding protein produces the protein MTTTQPVPSTADVQKALAGVQDPEIRRPITELGMVKDVSVSPDGKVDVAVYLTVSGCPMRDRITADVTSAVSALPGVTSVAVELDVMSDAQRTELRKTLRGGVDEPVIPFAQPGSMTRVYCVASGKGGVGKSSVTVNLAVAMAARGLSVGVVDADIYGHSIPRMLGTEDRPTQVEKMIMPPQSHGVKLISIGMFTPGNTPVVWRGPMLHRALQQFLADVFWGDLDVLLLDLPPGTGDIAISVAQLVPNAEILVVTTPQQAAAEVAERAGSIALQTRQRIAGVIENMSWLELPDGTRVDVFGSGGGQAVADSLTKAVGADVPLLGQVPLDPRLREQGDAGTPIVLAEPGSAAGQVLTEVAGKLSTRSRGLAGRLLSVSPAGR, from the coding sequence TTGACCACCACACAGCCCGTGCCCAGCACCGCCGACGTCCAGAAGGCGCTGGCCGGTGTGCAGGACCCCGAGATCCGGCGGCCCATCACCGAGCTGGGCATGGTCAAGGACGTGTCGGTCTCCCCGGACGGGAAGGTCGACGTCGCCGTCTACCTGACCGTGTCCGGCTGCCCGATGCGCGACAGGATCACCGCCGACGTGACGTCCGCGGTGTCGGCGCTGCCCGGCGTGACCTCGGTGGCGGTCGAGCTGGACGTGATGAGCGACGCGCAGCGCACCGAGCTGCGCAAGACCCTGCGCGGCGGGGTGGACGAGCCGGTGATCCCGTTCGCCCAGCCCGGTTCGATGACCAGGGTGTACTGCGTGGCCTCCGGCAAGGGCGGGGTCGGCAAGTCCTCGGTCACGGTCAACCTCGCGGTGGCGATGGCCGCGCGCGGGTTGTCGGTCGGCGTGGTCGACGCGGACATCTACGGGCACTCGATCCCGAGGATGCTCGGCACCGAGGACCGGCCCACCCAGGTCGAGAAGATGATCATGCCGCCGCAGTCGCACGGCGTGAAGCTGATCTCCATCGGCATGTTCACCCCCGGCAACACCCCGGTGGTCTGGCGCGGCCCGATGCTGCACCGGGCGCTCCAGCAGTTCCTCGCGGACGTGTTCTGGGGCGACCTGGACGTGCTGCTGCTCGACCTGCCGCCGGGCACCGGCGACATCGCGATCTCGGTGGCCCAGCTGGTGCCGAACGCCGAGATCCTGGTCGTGACGACCCCGCAGCAGGCCGCCGCCGAGGTCGCCGAGCGGGCCGGGTCGATCGCGCTGCAGACGCGGCAGCGGATCGCGGGCGTCATCGAGAACATGTCGTGGCTGGAGCTGCCGGACGGCACCAGGGTCGACGTGTTCGGCTCCGGCGGCGGGCAGGCCGTGGCCGACTCGCTGACCAAGGCGGTGGGCGCGGACGTGCCGCTGCTCGGCCAGGTGCCGCTGGACCCGAGGCTGCGCGAGCAGGGCGACGCGGGCACGCCGATCGTCCTGGCGGAGCCGGGCTCGGCGGCCGGGCAGGTGCTGACCGAGGTGGCCGGGAAGCTGTCGACGCGCTCGCGCGGGCTGGCGGGCAGGCTGCTCAGCGTCTCCCCCGCCGGGCGCTAG
- a CDS encoding aminoglycoside phosphotransferase family protein: MIEVPAGFGQGLDGALDWIAALPRLATRACAAWELTPDGDLLSGMTAVVLPVRRADGSPAALKLVWQDDETRGEPLALRAWDGDGAVRLLEHDADTGALLLERLHARRSLLDVPIAEAVAVAAGLMRRLALPDATGFRRAEPVDVVAENAAVGSPAPARIAEAATELGRELTANAAHLLVNEDGHYENVLAADREPWLVIDPKPLSCDVEVGAVALLWNRIAEVDGERGVRERLAAVVDAAGMDPELARDWAFYRAASAWPWFHAQGFDVSPGACETITRALSPR, from the coding sequence GTGATCGAGGTGCCCGCCGGGTTCGGCCAGGGGCTGGACGGCGCCCTGGACTGGATCGCCGCCCTGCCGCGCCTCGCCACCCGCGCGTGCGCGGCCTGGGAGCTGACCCCGGACGGCGACCTGCTGTCCGGCATGACCGCCGTCGTGCTGCCGGTGCGCCGCGCCGACGGCTCCCCCGCCGCGCTCAAGCTGGTCTGGCAGGACGACGAGACCAGGGGCGAGCCGCTCGCGCTGCGCGCCTGGGACGGCGACGGCGCGGTGCGGCTGCTGGAGCACGACGCGGACACCGGCGCGCTGCTGCTGGAGCGCCTGCACGCCCGCCGCTCGCTGCTGGACGTCCCGATCGCCGAGGCCGTCGCGGTCGCCGCGGGCCTGATGCGCAGGCTCGCCCTCCCCGACGCCACCGGGTTCCGGCGCGCCGAGCCGGTCGACGTGGTCGCCGAGAACGCCGCGGTCGGCTCCCCGGCGCCCGCGCGGATCGCCGAGGCCGCCACCGAGCTGGGCCGCGAGCTGACCGCGAACGCCGCGCACCTGCTGGTGAACGAGGACGGGCACTACGAGAACGTGCTGGCCGCCGACCGCGAGCCGTGGCTGGTGATCGACCCGAAGCCGCTGTCCTGCGACGTGGAGGTCGGCGCGGTCGCCCTGCTGTGGAACCGGATCGCCGAGGTGGACGGGGAGCGCGGCGTGCGCGAGCGGCTGGCCGCCGTGGTCGACGCGGCCGGGATGGACCCGGAACTGGCGCGCGACTGGGCGTTCTACCGGGCGGCGAGCGCGTGGCCGTGGTTCCACGCGCAGGGCTTCGACGTCTCCCCCGGAGCCTGCGAGACGATCACCCGCGCGCTCAGCCCGCGCTGA
- a CDS encoding DUF1003 domain-containing protein translates to MPEPQGRRRLDQPRSAGRFRLSVDPDAFGRLSERLARFLGTGTFLFWQTIIVVAWIAVNLLAVSLRWDPYPFILLNLAFSTQAAYAAPLILLAQNRQDDRDRVSLEEDRRRAEQTKADTEYLARELAALRIAVGEVATRDFLRGELDRVFREGGKKSGKSKKQREERDGDEREPGGGREGGSGGREGGGRLDGPRLDDVRS, encoded by the coding sequence ATGCCTGAGCCACAGGGACGGCGGCGGCTGGACCAGCCGCGCTCGGCGGGCCGGTTCCGGCTGTCGGTGGACCCGGACGCGTTCGGCAGGCTGTCCGAGCGGCTGGCCAGGTTCCTCGGGACGGGCACGTTCCTGTTCTGGCAGACCATCATCGTGGTCGCGTGGATCGCGGTGAACCTGCTCGCGGTGTCGCTGCGCTGGGACCCGTACCCGTTCATCCTGCTGAACCTGGCGTTCTCCACCCAGGCCGCGTACGCCGCGCCGCTGATCCTGCTGGCGCAGAACCGGCAGGACGACCGGGACCGGGTGTCGCTGGAGGAGGACCGGCGGCGGGCCGAGCAGACCAAGGCGGACACCGAGTACCTGGCGCGGGAGCTGGCGGCGCTGCGGATCGCGGTGGGCGAGGTCGCGACGCGGGACTTCCTGCGCGGCGAGCTGGACCGGGTGTTCCGCGAGGGCGGGAAGAAGAGCGGGAAGTCGAAGAAGCAGCGCGAGGAGCGGGACGGCGACGAGCGGGAGCCGGGCGGGGGCCGCGAGGGCGGGAGCGGGGGCCGCGAGGGCGGCGGCAGGCTGGACGGCCCGAGGTTGGACGACGTCCGGTCGTAG